In Acinetobacter sp. C32I, one genomic interval encodes:
- a CDS encoding LysR family transcriptional regulator, protein MIERLSLNSLKFFYYVARYESVTLAAEKLFVTQSAVSKQLKNLEESLGLLLFVREARKLTLTSEGEVLFDCCQQVFQQIEQCVVQLQQHNKVQKNLILSCEPTLAMKWLIPRLAQFKQRYPEFEVSLLTGGGAVDFSAQHIDVALRRDDFDWGATLYSEKIADEQMLAVRAKNDHAAMTQLFISKSRPQLWQQFKRGHPEQLSDLKRSSLEHFYLCIEACLAGLGATVVSAYMVEREMKYQMLEPITTTYADGSAYHLLSAQPFEADIRKRLLRDWLRDEMHKSQLGFNAVSSRV, encoded by the coding sequence ATGATTGAACGATTGTCTTTGAATTCACTCAAGTTTTTTTATTACGTGGCCCGTTATGAAAGTGTGACGCTTGCTGCGGAAAAGCTATTTGTGACTCAAAGTGCGGTGAGCAAGCAACTTAAAAACTTGGAAGAAAGTTTAGGCTTGCTGTTATTTGTGCGTGAAGCCAGAAAATTAACTTTAACCTCAGAAGGTGAAGTGCTGTTTGATTGTTGTCAGCAGGTCTTTCAACAGATCGAGCAGTGCGTAGTGCAATTACAGCAACACAATAAGGTGCAGAAGAACCTAATCCTTTCTTGTGAACCGACACTGGCCATGAAATGGCTGATTCCCCGCTTGGCGCAATTTAAACAGCGCTATCCTGAATTTGAGGTGAGCTTGTTAACCGGTGGTGGAGCGGTGGATTTTAGCGCACAGCATATCGATGTGGCGCTGAGAAGAGATGATTTTGATTGGGGCGCTACCCTGTATAGTGAAAAAATTGCAGATGAACAGATGCTCGCTGTACGGGCGAAGAATGATCATGCGGCAATGACACAGCTGTTTATTTCTAAGTCCAGGCCTCAGCTATGGCAACAGTTTAAACGTGGGCATCCAGAGCAACTCAGTGATTTAAAACGATCTTCGCTTGAGCATTTTTATCTTTGTATTGAGGCTTGTTTGGCGGGTTTAGGTGCTACGGTGGTTTCAGCCTATATGGTTGAACGAGAAATGAAATATCAGATGCTGGAGCCAATCACCACGACTTATGCGGATGGTTCGGCCTATCATTTATTGTCTGCTCAGCCTTTTGAAGCGGATATTCGTAAACGATTGTTGAGAGACTGGTTAAGGGATGAAATGCATAAAAGCCAACTGGGATTTAACGCAGTTTCATCTCGGGTCTAA
- a CDS encoding DedA family protein, translated as MGLEEWGLSIMEKLGYLGIAFLMFLDNIFPPIPSEIIMPSAGYTASKGELTLIGVIIAGSAGSILAAMLFYWIGRKVPQQRLFQFIERYGKYLRIQVADLDKALSWFNKHGHRIVFFGRMIPAVRSLISIPAGMSRMPFAKFMFYSTAGTVIWTSFLAYLGYHFSENQTLMLAILQRISYLIFALVALYLIWWAIKKFYRSKSNHNQ; from the coding sequence ATGGGACTTGAAGAGTGGGGCTTATCGATCATGGAAAAACTTGGGTATTTAGGTATCGCATTTTTAATGTTCCTAGATAATATCTTCCCGCCTATTCCCTCAGAAATCATTATGCCATCGGCTGGCTATACCGCATCAAAAGGTGAACTCACCCTGATCGGCGTCATTATTGCAGGAAGTGCCGGTTCAATTTTAGCTGCGATGTTGTTCTATTGGATCGGTCGAAAAGTCCCTCAGCAACGACTGTTTCAGTTTATCGAACGTTATGGAAAATACCTCCGTATTCAGGTCGCTGATCTAGACAAAGCACTGTCATGGTTTAACAAACATGGGCATCGCATTGTTTTCTTCGGGAGAATGATTCCTGCAGTTCGTTCCTTGATTAGTATTCCTGCTGGTATGAGTAGAATGCCTTTTGCCAAATTTATGTTCTACAGCACTGCTGGAACCGTGATTTGGACCAGTTTTCTAGCCTATCTGGGCTATCATTTTAGTGAAAATCAGACACTCATGCTGGCGATTCTTCAACGCATCAGCTATCTGATTTTCGCCCTAGTCGCCCTATATCTCATCTGGTGGGCAATTAAAAAGTTTTACCGATCTAAATCAAATCATAACCAATAA
- a CDS encoding APC family permease, with amino-acid sequence MTNLSGTQPTAKLQKNLVLWHIIIIGLAYIQPLTLFDTFGLVSERSGGHVPTSYIFALVAILLTSISYGHMIRRYPSSGSAYTYAQKSIHPNVGFMVGWSSWLDYLLSPLVNIILADIYLRALFPEVNNWIWVIGLTVLMTVINLFGARFVARFNSTIVVIQLGVIFYFVYQVYILLTQGVYADGTLNPDKAELWSLAPFWNEMTSVGALIAGATVLCFSFTGFDALSSLAEETKDAEKTLPRAIFTTALLAGIIFIVSTYFIQLYFPSNPNTYFNPLDESQPVMVAAIGSLAFKTMVLYFAVVAVMASGISAHAGVSRLMYVMGRDGVINKKLFGHISPRLHTPTYNILIVGVVALSAGFLDLEHIVNLISFGALTAFSFVNFSVISRYALRDGKNKTPKDIISYIIIPTLGFASVFMMWLEIDKLALQIGLAWAVIGVGYLAYKTKGFKYNAPQHNEFDDRH; translated from the coding sequence TTGACAAATTTATCTGGGACTCAACCAACAGCGAAGCTTCAAAAGAATCTTGTGCTTTGGCACATCATCATTATTGGCTTAGCTTATATTCAACCATTAACTTTATTTGATACGTTTGGTTTAGTATCTGAAAGAAGTGGTGGTCATGTACCGACTTCCTACATATTTGCCTTAGTTGCAATTCTTTTAACGTCGATCAGTTATGGTCACATGATTCGTCGTTATCCGTCTTCTGGTTCTGCATATACCTATGCCCAAAAGTCAATTCACCCTAATGTTGGTTTTATGGTGGGTTGGTCGTCGTGGTTAGATTATTTGCTCTCTCCTCTGGTAAATATCATTCTTGCTGATATTTATTTGAGAGCACTCTTCCCAGAAGTGAACAACTGGATTTGGGTGATTGGTTTAACCGTGCTCATGACCGTGATTAACCTGTTTGGTGCACGTTTTGTCGCACGCTTTAACAGTACCATTGTGGTGATCCAGCTCGGTGTCATTTTCTACTTTGTGTATCAGGTCTATATCCTGCTCACACAAGGCGTTTATGCCGATGGCACACTGAATCCAGACAAAGCTGAGTTATGGTCACTTGCGCCATTCTGGAATGAAATGACCTCTGTCGGGGCGTTAATTGCAGGTGCGACCGTTCTATGCTTCTCATTTACCGGTTTTGATGCGCTTTCTTCGCTTGCAGAAGAAACCAAAGATGCTGAGAAAACTTTGCCACGTGCAATTTTCACCACAGCATTGCTTGCAGGTATCATCTTCATTGTCAGCACCTACTTTATTCAGCTTTACTTCCCAAGTAATCCGAATACCTACTTCAACCCACTGGATGAATCTCAACCCGTGATGGTTGCAGCGATTGGTAGCCTTGCATTTAAAACCATGGTTTTATATTTTGCAGTCGTGGCAGTGATGGCATCAGGTATTTCGGCGCATGCAGGTGTATCGCGTTTGATGTATGTGATGGGTCGTGATGGCGTGATCAATAAAAAATTATTCGGTCATATTAGCCCACGTTTGCATACCCCAACTTACAACATCTTGATTGTTGGTGTTGTTGCGTTGTCTGCTGGTTTCCTTGATCTTGAGCATATCGTGAACTTAATTAGCTTTGGTGCATTAACTGCATTTAGCTTTGTTAACTTCTCGGTGATTTCTCGCTATGCATTGCGAGATGGCAAGAACAAGACGCCAAAAGACATTATCAGCTACATCATCATCCCAACACTGGGTTTTGCCAGCGTGTTTATGATGTGGTTAGAAATTGATAAATTGGCTTTACAGATTGGTCTGGCTTGGGCAGTAATCGGTGTCGGTTATCTTGCTTATAAGACTAAAGGCTTCAAATACAATGCGCCACAGCATAATGAATTTGATGACAGACATTAA
- a CDS encoding YecA family protein, producing the protein MSTLDLDLLSNYLDGDQNEYGLDFAATHGFLCAIAVGPQFDRWLDELFESNQKKVPSEIIEQVKAWLESIRQDLANENGIEFPFEIEEADVDSSLGDWSVGFVDAMFLNEDAWFAPEFEEQLVDLTLPIMVFSGIDEEDPQMESFRRNGQLMDELAEEIPDNLNEIYLMYHTPA; encoded by the coding sequence ATGAGCACGTTAGATTTAGACTTATTGAGTAACTATCTTGACGGCGATCAAAACGAATATGGTCTAGATTTTGCAGCGACTCATGGCTTTTTATGTGCGATTGCAGTTGGTCCACAATTCGATCGTTGGTTAGATGAACTTTTTGAGAGCAATCAAAAGAAAGTTCCAAGTGAAATCATTGAACAAGTCAAAGCTTGGTTGGAATCAATTCGTCAAGACTTGGCCAATGAAAATGGAATCGAATTTCCATTTGAAATTGAAGAAGCAGATGTGGATTCAAGCTTAGGTGATTGGAGTGTTGGTTTCGTCGATGCCATGTTCCTCAATGAAGATGCATGGTTTGCACCAGAGTTTGAAGAGCAGTTGGTTGATTTAACCCTACCAATCATGGTGTTTAGCGGGATTGATGAAGAAGATCCACAGATGGAATCTTTCCGCCGTAATGGTCAGTTAATGGATGAATTGGCTGAAGAAATTCCTGATAATCTAAATGAAATTTATCTGATGTACCATACGCCAGCGTAA
- the lipB gene encoding lipoyl(octanoyl) transferase LipB: MSAAKPTLIIRCFNDLQDYTTRFEAMKDFTTNRDETTPDEVWLLQHQDVLTQGQAGKPEHILLHSNLPIVQTDRGGQVTWHGRGQLVAYFLLDLNRLKWHVRTLVSFAEQAMIDLLKQYNIDAYAKADAPGVYVDGRKIGSLGFKIRRGRSYHGLALNIDCDLTGFQTINPCGYAGLEMVRLQDLLTDYPSFEQLCDTFINYLKNTDFFNDLVVKSE; this comes from the coding sequence ATGAGTGCTGCAAAACCGACTTTAATCATTCGTTGTTTCAATGATCTACAAGATTACACGACTCGTTTTGAAGCAATGAAAGACTTCACAACTAATCGTGATGAAACCACACCCGATGAAGTTTGGCTGCTTCAACATCAAGATGTCCTGACCCAAGGACAAGCAGGCAAGCCTGAACATATTCTGCTGCACAGCAACCTGCCGATTGTACAGACTGATCGCGGTGGCCAAGTCACATGGCATGGCAGAGGTCAGTTGGTTGCCTATTTCCTGTTAGACCTGAATCGCTTGAAATGGCATGTGCGTACTTTGGTCAGTTTTGCAGAACAAGCCATGATTGATCTGCTCAAACAATACAATATCGATGCTTACGCCAAAGCTGATGCCCCAGGCGTTTATGTAGATGGACGAAAAATTGGTTCACTCGGTTTTAAAATTCGCCGTGGTCGTAGTTATCATGGTCTGGCCTTGAATATCGACTGCGACCTCACTGGTTTTCAAACCATTAATCCCTGTGGTTATGCGGGCTTAGAAATGGTGCGCTTACAGGACTTACTGACAGATTACCCAAGCTTTGAACAGCTCTGTGATACTTTCATTAATTATTTAAAAAATACCGATTTCTTTAATGACCTTGTAGTCAAATCTGAATAA
- the rpoD gene encoding RNA polymerase sigma factor RpoD yields MSDMNSPTSQVAALISRGKEQGYLTYAEVNDHLPDSITESEQIEDIIQMLQDVGIPVHERAPETDDTMFGESTEAADEVAEEEAAAVLASVESEPGRTTDPVRMYMREMGTVELLTREGEISIAKRIEEGIRDVLHSIAYWPNAVEVVLQEYNDFLTGERRLADILSGYLDPETDEDIPEVLEEEAELEEEADSSAKAKDVKLDDDDEEEESEGDDDSEGDSGPDPEVAKVRFSELEAAWNETKAVVAKHGRNSDEANAALEALAAVFMMFKFTPRLFDIISEMIRGTHEQIRSNEREIMRYAVRRGRMDRNQFRMTFPEQESNPAWLDEQIAKAPAETKAHLEKVRPDVLAFQQKIADIEKDLGLNVKDIKDISKRMAVGEAKARRAKKEMVEANLRLVISIAKKYTNRGLQFLDLIQEGNIGLMKAVDKFEYRRGYKFSTYATWWIRQAITRSIADQARTIRIPVHMIETINKINRVSRQLLQEMGREPTPEELGERLEMDEVKVRKVLKIAKEPISMETPIGDDEDSHLGDFIEDSNITSPVDAATSEGLKEATREVLENLTEREAKVLKMRFGIDMPTDHTLEEVGKQFDVTRERIRQIEAKALRKLRHPSRSEHLRSFLEND; encoded by the coding sequence ATGAGCGATATGAATTCCCCTACTTCGCAAGTAGCGGCTCTGATTAGCCGAGGCAAAGAGCAAGGTTATTTAACTTACGCTGAGGTTAACGATCATCTACCAGACTCAATTACGGAAAGTGAGCAGATTGAAGACATCATTCAGATGCTTCAAGACGTTGGTATTCCAGTGCATGAACGTGCGCCAGAAACTGACGACACCATGTTTGGTGAATCAACTGAAGCGGCTGATGAAGTTGCCGAAGAAGAAGCTGCTGCCGTATTAGCATCGGTTGAAAGTGAGCCTGGTCGTACCACAGACCCTGTACGTATGTATATGCGTGAAATGGGTACGGTTGAACTTCTTACACGTGAAGGCGAAATTAGCATTGCAAAACGCATCGAAGAAGGTATTCGTGACGTTTTACACTCCATTGCTTACTGGCCAAATGCTGTTGAAGTTGTTTTACAAGAATATAATGACTTTTTAACTGGCGAGCGTCGTCTTGCCGATATTCTCTCTGGTTATTTAGACCCAGAAACTGACGAAGATATTCCTGAAGTTCTTGAAGAAGAAGCAGAGCTTGAAGAAGAAGCAGATTCTTCTGCGAAAGCCAAAGACGTTAAACTTGATGATGATGACGAAGAAGAAGAGTCTGAAGGCGATGACGATTCTGAAGGTGATTCAGGTCCAGATCCAGAAGTTGCCAAAGTTCGTTTCTCTGAATTAGAAGCCGCTTGGAATGAAACCAAAGCTGTTGTGGCGAAACATGGCCGTAATAGTGATGAAGCCAATGCAGCACTTGAAGCGCTTGCAGCTGTGTTCATGATGTTCAAATTCACACCACGTTTATTTGACATCATTTCAGAAATGATTCGTGGTACGCATGAGCAAATTCGTTCGAACGAACGTGAAATTATGCGTTATGCAGTTCGTCGTGGCCGTATGGACCGTAACCAGTTCCGTATGACCTTCCCTGAGCAAGAGTCAAATCCAGCTTGGTTAGATGAACAAATCGCGAAAGCACCTGCTGAAACCAAAGCACACTTAGAAAAAGTACGTCCTGACGTATTGGCATTCCAGCAAAAGATTGCCGATATCGAAAAAGACCTTGGCTTAAATGTTAAAGATATCAAAGATATCTCTAAACGTATGGCTGTTGGTGAAGCGAAAGCACGTCGTGCCAAGAAAGAAATGGTTGAAGCAAACTTACGTTTGGTTATTTCGATTGCGAAAAAATATACCAACCGTGGCTTACAGTTCCTCGACTTGATTCAAGAAGGTAACATCGGTTTGATGAAAGCCGTGGACAAGTTTGAATATCGTCGTGGTTATAAATTCTCGACTTATGCAACGTGGTGGATTCGTCAGGCGATTACGCGTTCGATTGCGGATCAGGCACGTACCATTCGTATTCCAGTACACATGATTGAGACCATCAACAAGATCAACCGTGTATCTCGTCAACTTCTTCAAGAAATGGGCCGTGAACCGACTCCTGAAGAATTGGGTGAGCGTCTGGAAATGGACGAAGTTAAAGTTCGTAAAGTACTTAAAATCGCAAAAGAACCGATTTCGATGGAAACACCGATTGGTGATGATGAAGATTCGCATCTTGGTGACTTCATTGAGGACTCAAACATCACTTCACCAGTGGATGCTGCGACCTCAGAAGGCTTAAAAGAAGCGACCCGCGAAGTACTTGAAAACTTGACTGAACGTGAAGCGAAAGTATTGAAAATGCGTTTTGGTATTGATATGCCAACCGACCATACTTTAGAAGAAGTAGGTAAACAGTTTGACGTAACACGTGAACGTATTCGTCAGATTGAAGCGAAAGCGTTACGTAAGCTTCGTCACCCTTCTCGTTCAGAACACTTACGTTCATTCTTGGAAAACGACTAA
- a CDS encoding iron-containing alcohol dehydrogenase → MAKPYYEFFCPVKVIAGNAALEHIPFELATLGAKRPMIITDKGVRANGLLSPIEAAFSTTDAVIGAIFDDVPPDSSLEVVRLAAELYRQKKCDAIIAIGGGSVIDTSKATNILVSEGGDDLLQYSGAHNLPKPLKPFFVIPTTSGTGSEVTMVAVVSDTQRNVKLAFASYYLMPHAAILDPRMTQTLPPHLTAMTGMDALTHCVEAYTCLAANPLSDAYASAGIKKISENLFKVLDNPSDAQGRLELAQASTMAGIAFSNSMVGLVHSLGHALGAVAHLPHGLCMNLFLPYVLEYNKEINGDKIGELLLPLAGADIYAQTPANLRADKAIATILAMRDRLFSLTKLPRTLRETGKVTEAQLDEVADKALNDGSIIYNPKEANLQDIRAILQKAW, encoded by the coding sequence ATGGCTAAGCCTTATTACGAGTTTTTCTGTCCTGTAAAAGTCATTGCTGGTAACGCTGCCTTAGAGCATATCCCATTTGAACTTGCGACGCTTGGCGCAAAACGCCCAATGATCATTACCGATAAAGGTGTACGTGCCAATGGTTTACTCAGCCCAATCGAAGCAGCATTCAGCACTACTGATGCTGTAATTGGTGCAATCTTTGATGATGTTCCACCCGATTCAAGCTTGGAAGTAGTTCGCTTAGCCGCAGAACTTTACCGCCAGAAAAAATGTGATGCGATCATCGCGATTGGTGGTGGCTCAGTCATCGACACCTCTAAAGCGACCAATATCTTGGTGTCTGAAGGTGGTGATGATTTATTGCAATATTCAGGTGCTCACAATCTACCGAAACCACTCAAGCCATTCTTCGTGATTCCAACCACCTCTGGTACAGGTTCGGAAGTGACTATGGTTGCTGTGGTGTCGGATACCCAACGCAATGTCAAACTGGCTTTTGCTTCGTATTACCTGATGCCACATGCCGCGATTCTTGATCCACGCATGACTCAGACTTTGCCGCCGCATCTGACTGCCATGACGGGTATGGATGCACTGACACACTGTGTTGAAGCCTATACCTGCTTAGCTGCCAACCCACTCAGTGATGCCTATGCCAGCGCAGGGATTAAAAAAATCAGCGAAAACCTGTTCAAGGTTTTAGACAATCCAAGCGATGCACAAGGTCGTTTAGAGCTTGCACAAGCATCTACCATGGCGGGGATTGCCTTCTCAAATTCAATGGTGGGCTTAGTGCACTCATTGGGTCATGCGCTCGGTGCAGTTGCCCATCTGCCCCACGGCTTATGCATGAACTTATTCCTGCCATACGTGCTGGAATATAACAAAGAGATTAATGGCGACAAGATTGGTGAATTGCTGCTGCCACTTGCAGGTGCCGATATTTATGCACAAACCCCAGCTAACTTGCGCGCAGACAAAGCCATTGCCACAATTTTAGCCATGCGCGATCGTTTATTCAGCCTGACCAAACTGCCACGTACGTTACGCGAAACAGGTAAAGTCACTGAAGCACAGTTGGATGAAGTTGCAGACAAGGCATTGAATGATGGTTCTATCATTTACAACCCGAAAGAAGCAAACTTGCAAGACATTCGTGCAATCTTACAAAAAGCATGGTAA
- a CDS encoding LysE family transporter, which produces MNEIIAVGIVTLLAVISPGADFALVTRNSYLYGRHLGMYTAYGIAMGVWVHISYSLIGLSFLQQHLPKLIHLIQYIGAAYLIYIGYKTFIQAPILFDENSHQITRWQAIRHGFLTNSLNPKTTLFVMSIYSQVMTSNNNLHTLIGYGVFISGSHLAWFCLVALFCSAPLIRNKILARQVSINRVIGGILSALGLSLLFAHF; this is translated from the coding sequence GTGAATGAAATCATTGCCGTCGGCATCGTCACCCTGCTTGCAGTCATCAGCCCAGGTGCAGACTTCGCCCTGGTGACCCGAAACAGCTATCTCTATGGTCGCCATTTGGGCATGTATACCGCCTATGGCATTGCGATGGGTGTCTGGGTACATATCAGCTACAGCTTGATTGGGCTCAGCTTTTTACAGCAACACCTGCCCAAGCTCATTCATCTGATTCAATATATTGGTGCAGCTTATTTGATCTATATTGGCTACAAAACCTTTATTCAAGCCCCCATTCTGTTTGATGAAAATAGCCATCAAATCACACGCTGGCAGGCCATTCGGCATGGTTTCCTCACCAATAGTCTCAATCCCAAAACCACGCTTTTTGTCATGAGTATTTATTCTCAAGTCATGACCAGCAATAACAACCTACACACATTAATCGGATATGGTGTATTTATTTCTGGTAGCCACCTGGCTTGGTTTTGTCTCGTGGCACTTTTTTGTTCTGCCCCTTTGATTCGCAATAAAATCCTTGCGCGACAAGTCAGTATCAATCGTGTCATTGGCGGGATCTTGAGTGCTTTAGGACTGAGTCTGCTTTTCGCTCATTTTTAA
- a CDS encoding DUF493 domain-containing protein: MLDRTPSRELQEHLWVFPMDYPIKLIGNAGDELRVAVVDILQKHFPEFDGDTVKVQPSRTGKYHSLTAQLRFEELEQVHALYADLAACPLIKTAL, translated from the coding sequence ATGTTAGACCGCACTCCTTCTCGTGAATTGCAAGAACATCTTTGGGTTTTCCCGATGGACTATCCAATCAAATTGATTGGTAATGCAGGGGATGAACTTCGAGTGGCTGTTGTTGATATTTTGCAGAAGCACTTCCCTGAATTTGATGGTGACACAGTAAAAGTTCAGCCGTCACGCACAGGTAAATACCACTCTTTAACTGCTCAACTGCGCTTTGAAGAGTTGGAACAAGTTCATGCCTTATACGCTGACCTTGCAGCCTGTCCTTTAATTAAGACAGCGCTTTAA
- a CDS encoding PH domain-containing protein, which produces MENVEWQGTPSQISNLAYFVVCGVLFFLVIPLLLILWRWLQTKYTKYELTSERLIMSKGVLNKTTNQLELYRVRDYRHEQPFFLRIFGLSNIVLISTDKTDKVLNLIAIRDGGDLITQIRSNVEGLRRSKSRII; this is translated from the coding sequence ATGGAAAATGTAGAATGGCAGGGGACACCTTCTCAAATCAGTAATCTTGCATACTTTGTTGTATGTGGTGTTTTATTCTTTTTGGTCATTCCTTTGCTATTGATCTTATGGCGTTGGTTGCAGACCAAATATACAAAATACGAGTTAACCTCTGAGCGTTTAATTATGTCCAAAGGGGTGTTGAATAAAACTACCAATCAATTGGAACTCTATCGAGTCAGAGACTATCGACATGAGCAGCCTTTTTTTCTACGTATCTTTGGATTAAGTAATATTGTGCTGATCAGTACCGACAAGACAGATAAAGTTTTAAACCTGATTGCCATTCGTGACGGTGGAGATTTAATTACTCAGATTAGATCAAATGTCGAAGGCTTAAGAAGATCAAAGTCGAGAATTATTTAA
- a CDS encoding PA3496 family putative envelope integrity protein, translating to MSSTDFELDDDNYGEDDAGFDESSGKISAKESLEKRRLIDDLLAQRRLERELKDFDYDFDDDDLDDED from the coding sequence GTGTCTTCTACAGATTTTGAATTAGATGATGATAACTATGGTGAAGATGATGCTGGTTTTGACGAATCATCTGGAAAAATTAGCGCCAAAGAATCATTAGAAAAGCGCCGTTTGATCGATGATCTCTTGGCCCAACGTCGTTTAGAGCGAGAACTCAAAGATTTTGATTATGATTTCGACGACGATGACCTTGACGACGAAGACTGA
- a CDS encoding PT dipeptide repeat lipoprotein, whose amino-acid sequence MKNIVKGSGVALLSVALSACWFDSGSGGGSSSSEPTPTPTPTPTPTPTPTPTPTPTPTPTPTPTPTPTPTPTPTPTPTPTPTPTPTPTPTPTPTPTPTPTPTPTPTPTPTPTPTPTPTPTPTPTPTPTPTPTPTPTPTPTPTVSQTFAGTWESQSCAAAPLNFRLIMENHVVSNNSFDTLLDTERYQEANCSGEIFGDFEHDGGPRGLSYYNIGNAQRTNQTTYHLARVKLYGANDSNSNAAVLAFKDANTLCIFESSETNGANIDRTVQAMDPNQCWRKSPLKRFQSLRASPLITTSTYEFKDLEPTLARLKNQLDAQANAGFRLVDVRIDTNVISNTASSLLTTSEMNMRNLYSKDNANNAAKWQYQLTTATTTGTSTERHNLFKAELTTQASQGFHYRTQYRLDGNKGTFNIYEKRVGDTAVYTVDERTVNPNLVTGATWTNYANELGRTGCRLEYAYRATNNLYSFLCTNSNLHNGTYDYRWIALNRDTKAAEIQTILTQQKAAGYVYRFNFEDVNSVYGLVLERDSSNSNTTNLVYKVFDGSVLDDREPGASVYLYTQRLIGQSSLGWNLWSTPIAVERFTGGDQTLTIYANRAKD is encoded by the coding sequence ATGAAAAATATCGTGAAAGGAAGTGGCGTTGCGCTGCTTTCGGTAGCACTCAGTGCTTGTTGGTTTGACTCTGGTAGTGGCGGAGGTTCAAGCTCGTCTGAACCGACACCTACTCCAACGCCTACCCCAACGCCAACACCAACGCCAACACCAACGCCAACACCAACACCAACACCAACACCAACACCAACACCTACACCTACACCTACACCTACACCTACACCTACACCAACTCCAACTCCAACTCCAACTCCAACTCCAACTCCAACTCCAACTCCAACTCCAACTCCAACACCGACACCGACACCAACGCCTACACCAACGCCAACGCCAACGCCAACGCCAACGCCAACGCCAACGCCAACGCCAACGCCAACGCCAACGCCAACGCCAACGCCAACGCCAACGCCAACGCCAACGCCAACAGTATCTCAAACCTTTGCAGGAACTTGGGAATCTCAATCATGTGCAGCAGCACCACTTAATTTCCGTCTAATTATGGAAAACCATGTCGTATCGAATAATTCATTCGACACACTTCTTGATACTGAACGTTATCAAGAAGCCAATTGCTCAGGGGAAATTTTTGGCGATTTTGAACACGATGGCGGCCCTCGTGGTCTGTCGTACTACAATATCGGCAACGCGCAACGCACGAATCAAACAACCTATCATCTGGCACGAGTAAAACTTTATGGTGCCAACGATAGTAATTCCAATGCAGCCGTACTGGCCTTTAAAGATGCAAATACGCTTTGTATTTTTGAAAGCTCAGAAACCAATGGCGCGAACATTGATCGTACAGTACAAGCCATGGACCCAAATCAGTGTTGGAGAAAATCGCCACTTAAACGCTTCCAAAGCCTAAGAGCAAGTCCATTGATCACGACCAGTACCTATGAATTTAAAGACTTGGAACCTACCCTTGCACGACTGAAAAATCAACTTGATGCCCAAGCCAATGCAGGCTTTAGACTAGTCGATGTCCGCATTGATACCAATGTCATCTCGAACACCGCATCTTCTCTACTAACTACATCAGAAATGAATATGCGTAATCTTTATAGCAAAGATAACGCAAACAATGCAGCTAAATGGCAATACCAACTCACCACTGCCACTACGACAGGAACATCAACCGAAAGACACAATCTGTTCAAAGCTGAATTAACGACTCAAGCGAGCCAAGGTTTTCACTACCGCACCCAATATCGACTGGATGGCAACAAAGGCACTTTTAATATTTATGAAAAACGTGTTGGTGATACCGCAGTCTATACGGTAGATGAGAGAACTGTTAATCCGAATCTTGTGACTGGTGCTACTTGGACAAACTATGCCAATGAACTTGGTAGAACAGGATGTCGCTTGGAATATGCTTATCGTGCCACTAATAATCTGTACTCTTTCCTCTGTACCAACAGTAATCTACATAACGGAACATATGACTATAGATGGATAGCCCTTAATCGAGATACAAAAGCGGCAGAGATTCAAACAATTTTGACCCAACAAAAAGCCGCTGGCTATGTCTATCGCTTTAATTTTGAAGATGTTAATAGTGTATATGGTTTAGTATTGGAAAGAGACAGTAGCAACAGCAATACCACCAATTTAGTATACAAAGTCTTTGATGGCAGTGTCTTAGATGATCGTGAGCCAGGTGCCAGTGTTTATCTATATACACAACGCCTGATTGGACAGTCTTCACTTGGCTGGAACCTATGGAGCACACCAATAGCTGTTGAACGATTCACTGGTGGTGATCAAACGCTTACGATTTATGCCAATCGTGCTAAAGACTAA